One region of Chryseobacterium sp. C-71 genomic DNA includes:
- a CDS encoding AraC family transcriptional regulator, whose protein sequence is MKFNNLHSCHLGPEISPEQFIPEHFFLFLLKGSMVSYDGYRHYNMKPGDYCIARKNHLVRYTKYKEDGDFEKVIIAFDEKFLKKFLERHPYQAEPTDNNDSFLFINEDKLIKNFVQSLEPYYNGTEQLDDTFVDIKREELLMILLKNNPDLKDIFFNFNVPHKIDLELFMNHNYKFNISLERFAFMTGRSLSTFKREFKAVFNNSPGKWLIKKRLQEAYFLLDKEHKKPSEIYVDLGFEDLSHFSFVFKKEFGISPSELKRQNVT, encoded by the coding sequence ATGAAATTTAACAATCTACATTCCTGTCATCTCGGTCCCGAAATTTCTCCGGAACAGTTTATTCCCGAGCATTTCTTTTTGTTTTTGCTTAAAGGTTCGATGGTTTCGTACGATGGTTACAGGCATTACAATATGAAGCCCGGCGATTACTGTATTGCACGGAAAAATCATTTGGTTCGCTATACAAAATACAAGGAAGACGGAGATTTTGAAAAAGTGATTATTGCTTTTGATGAAAAATTTTTAAAGAAATTTCTGGAACGCCATCCCTATCAAGCCGAACCAACAGATAATAATGATTCTTTTCTGTTCATCAATGAAGATAAATTAATAAAGAATTTCGTACAATCTCTGGAACCTTATTACAACGGAACCGAGCAGTTGGACGATACTTTTGTTGACATAAAACGTGAAGAATTATTGATGATTCTGCTCAAAAACAATCCTGATCTGAAAGATATTTTTTTCAATTTCAATGTTCCGCATAAAATTGATTTAGAGCTATTTATGAATCATAATTATAAATTCAACATCAGTCTCGAACGTTTTGCGTTTATGACAGGGCGAAGTTTATCAACTTTTAAAAGGGAATTCAAAGCAGTTTTCAATAACAGTCCGGGAAAATGGCTGATTAAAAAACGTCTTCAGGAAGCTTATTTTTTATTAGATAAAGAGCACAAAAAACCATCAGAAATTTATGTCGATCTGGGATTTGAAGATCTTTCTCATTTTTCTTTTGTGTTTAAAAAAGAATT